cttctaacttgtcatcttctttccagtagatcatgcagttgtcgatgcaaacatcaatcatctccgaaggcaacccaagactataaaccaatttctgaatctcataataagattcagcagacacgttgtcttctggcaaatactctttaaacaactccgcccatgcatccatgcaattctcaggtaaattatgatccgttttaatattcatcatcctagctgctagagacaatttagagagaccttctctacaaccagtgtagattggttgatttgcagcatctagcatttcataaaacctttttgcatccaaattaggttcttctacatttccagttccatcagctattgttgtagttgtttctaaaaatgcatcactaatcatatcttgaaccctatcatgatctaccatctgctcatgatcttgatgataattatatccattatgcaaatgattcggttcttcactatgatgaccatcctcaaaattattattactactactagcttcatttcccccataaccctctccatgttgataccaaatgtagtactgtggtgtaaatcctctgtttactaaatgcttccatacagtttcactacgtgcaaattttgaattcttgcatttccgacaggggcagaacatcttaccgctttcctgtgtgatcggtgtacagcccgcctggtgcatgaatgtctctagcccgctcagaaatgcgtttgtcaccctcccgtcggaatctttgtgcaaatacatccaactccgtaactcgtaaatactaccgccaccggccattttttcttagatttttttttcaaatctttttttttctgattttttttctgatttttttctcccgtttgtgtgttgtgaggaagagagttgtgggaaatgacatatatatagagaaattttcgagttagGTAGTTGAaaaataacaacgattttacaaggaatattttacatggattttacatggttttaacatattatttacaacgaatttacgacgaaattaggtaagttaaagcacattgaatacacgttttcacctaaatataacggtaacatgattcgttgtaatgtcgatgtaaagtTTACTTTTCGACGTACTTGCGTCGTAatattacatggcgtttacgacgaaatttggtttcgttggtttcgtcgtaattgcgttgttaaGCCACCAGTTACTATTTCTAAGACGACGATAAGGAACCTGTGTcgttcgtctgtctgccaattcagtggaatgacaaggagaaagtggacggaagtgcagCTGGTTTGTACTTGAGAGGAACCTTTGACGATGGTTGGAGGTTCCTTTCAAGTATAAACCAActgcacttccgtccacttctccttgtcgctccactgaattggcagacagacgaatgACTCATGTTCCTTATCGTCATCTTCGAAATAGTAATTGGTGGCTGAATGAGGAACATAGTCTAAACGCCATCAGGttcgagaggaagagagttgtgtgttgtgaagaagagagttgtgggaaatgacatatatatatagagaaatataataatgattttacaagaaaagttttacatggattttacatggaacatttacaacgactttacaacgaatttaggtaagttaaagcacattgaatgcacgttttcacctttatataacggtaacatgattcgttgtaatgtcgatgtaacgtttacaactatttcgcattccacgtactttcgtcgtaaacttacattgactttacgacgaaatcctttcgtcgtaaattaccatggagtttacgacgaaataatgtctcgtcgtaattgcgttgtaaagcccatgtaaagttacgaggaaataatttcgtcgtaaaccgccgttgttactgctacgttttcttgtagtgtactgTTTTTGTGTTAAGCTCAGTCGACcagagtttaaaaaaatttcattctaCTTAAATCCCctgtatattatttgagaagcattgcaacatttgTTTGTAGTCACATGTCAACActataatgattcttagaatccttagagaaataggttggtccatctaaatatataataagctttttattaaaccacaataaatacattattaaatgtgcttcattattttcttaaataagattacagaattgcctaatgtggctaaagtatataagacaattaatgattttgaataataaagatttgataaaaataagtgtgtattataattatatttgtttaattttaagctattaaaataaattaaacaatcatattaactatataataaaaatttaaaaaattatttatatattatatttaaaatttttaaaaacgagtataaattactaaaactgttaaaagtttcacattcaaattttgtgatctatgatttaaaacttttgttatgacatgatacaaataattaaaaaataatataagttgaaagtctcatttaataagtatcaaaaataaaagatatataaatatatgtatcattttaaattaaactatatgccatataaaaacatataaatatcttaattttgaaatttactttgaacatttttttgataaaaaatttgaaaattattgacaacttaattttttaaaatattataaattacttaaaccactAATCCcatagtgaaaattttgttatcagtaatttagactttttgctataacagaaacaaatgataaaaaaaatatgagtaaaaatcatcatctaataaatattaatattaaaatataacatatatatgttactatcatttaaatttaattatatatcatatcaaataaaaaaatatttttcgatttataaaatttatttatatgtttgcaccaatttaattatataagtagtagataatgactttttaattattatatatttattatttcataatatgttataaacatataatatataaaagaatttatatatataatgtttatcccgcgcaaggcgcggatcttaacctagttcaaagtaaaaaagacaaaaatagaaaataaataataaaaaaattacatttttcatGACATTTCAATTGTGAAATaaatacatgattttttttttgataaaccataaatacacgatttgtaaatttataaacaccTACTACAaacaaaagatttattttttttgttttcttgatatatataaacaagagatataatgttattttaccaaataaatgtagaattttttttttccagaaagtTATGAATTTAAAGCAAAACTCAACCATACTTCCAATAATGATACATAAATAAATCTTCAATTCAAATGAGAAACACAATATAAAAAGACTCGACTGGAAACACATTAGAAAAGTATTATTTGATGATATAAACTAAAACATGCATATTAAAAATCTACATGGCCAAAAATGAAAATTGAACATACCATTCTTTCAAAACTATCTCAACAATGTATTAACAAATTTAATCAACCGCAACTATGCTTATATTAATTTCATTACATAAAACAATTTCAACGAGAACAGATGgtacaaaaaataaagaaaactacAGAAATAACAATtgatacataatatatattaatatattaatgttaaaaaaatatataaatataaatatttagggCGGTATGGGATAAAATATGGGATAGTAACTTCAGAAAACAGATGTAGAAAACATAGGCGTGCATGGGATTTCGATGGTGAACAAATAAGCAAAACACAAATCACAcactcaataaaaaaaaaagacttttgaCAAGTCGATGTGTTTGCTTCATGCAACAAGAAGGAGGATACTAGTCGACAATAAACAAGCAAACCCAATTCAATACGCTAAATATAAAGACTTTGTCAGGTCAACAATGGTGAAAATGAGtacatgtgttttcttgtgttAGCTGTACAAAGGGAagaagcactacaagaaaacagcggcatactgagggaaaaaatcgttggtatgtcgtcggaataacgctattccgacgacataccgacgaaaaaaatcctcggaaattcatctttcctcggaaatccctcggaaatttccgacggaattccgaggaaatgaatttcctcggaatattccgaggacttttttcgtcggaaattcctcggaatattccgaggaatatgtcgtcggaatattccgagggatacacttcctcggaatatttccaaaattcaaaaaaaaatttatttttttaaattgaaattcaaaaatataaaattaaaattgaaatagaaaacatatttaaaatacaaaaaataataaaatagtttttataaataaaaaaatgttttataaatacaaaattagttttaataaatataaatatttttataaatatgaaatcatctttttataaatacaaaatagtttttataaatacaaaaaataataaaatagtgtttataaataaaaaaaatgttttataaatacaaaattagttttaataaatataaatatttttatagatatgaaatcatctttttataaatacaaaatagtatttataaatacaaaaaataataaaatagtgtttataaatcaaaaaatgttttataaatacaaaattaattttaaaatatgaaatcatcttttataaatccaaaaaacgaatttatatacaaagaacgttttgtatatttaaaaatagtttttataaatacaaaaataaaaaaatagtgtttataaatcaaaaaaatgtttaataaatacaaaattagttttaataaatataaatatttttataaatatgaaatcatcttttataaatccaaaaattgaatttatatacaaaaacgttttgtaaaatcgaatttatataaacgttttgtaaatacaaaaataataaacaatttataaaaaaagttctaaatcaattcaacacaaccaaatcacaattctaaacctattacacaacaaatcacaatcctacccaatcaccctaacaaaaatctatcaaaaaacttctaaaatcatcaaatctacttaaaaacctaacaaataggacctaagagagtgggataaggtccttacatgatttgtaaaggaatggaaaggattcgccggagagatcgtcgcgagagaaggtggagaacgccggaaggagagagagatcgccggagaggaagaagagagaaatggggaagaagagagaaatggggaagaagatgcggttcgagtttataaaaccttgggtctgacggatattttccgtcggaattccctcagtattttcaatttaaattttcgcgaaatatttggcggcttgtttgcccggttaaatgaaaatattccgaggaaattccgacggccacttaaatatccgtcagaatttcctcggaatattttcattaattcgaggaaaaagaatatcttgtgcatgtatttctattaatttatattgttcctcggaatttcctcggaatataccgaggaactagtgtttggggtttcaaaacatcaaaacgaattgtaagtattccctttaccgttcattaaagtgtataagtgtttctcttatgttgtggggatttcgttcatacaatcggaaaagtgtttattataggataatgaacaaatttttgacttcataatgaacgtaagacacttaataagggttatataggtgttattcaaaccgcaaaacgttattttcggtttaaaacccctatttcctcggaatttcctcggaatattccgagggaattccgaggaaacccttttcttcctcagaattccgtcgaaatattccgaggaaattccgaggaactagtgtttggggtttcaaaacgtcaatttttttttaaacggatcgatcgatggatatatgtccaaaaacgcatcgatcgatcactaagatggaccaaagcgtaacaatgtgatcgatcgatgagattatcccatcgatcgatcgaggatatcaagtgttcctcggaatttcctcggaatttcctcggaatattccgaggaaattctgaggaactagtgtttggggtttcaaaatctcgaatgtttttttataaacggatcgatcgatgtatttatgtccaaaaacgcatcgatcgatcactaagatggaccaaagcgtaacaatgtgatcgatcgatgggtatatgtccaaaaacacatcgatcgatcactagttcgtcggaatttcctcggaatattccgacggattgatgtttcctcggaattccgtcggtatattccgaggaaattccgaggaaacccaaattttgggtttcctcggaatttcctcggaaattcctcgggaaatttcctcgggaaattccgaggatttcattttccgtcggaatgtccgtcagaataccgatgttttcttgtagtgaaggtAGAGGTTGAGAGGACAAAAATATCCCAACATCACTTTCATTCACCAACTTACTAATGTTATTGATGGAGCAGACCCAGAAGCACGTTGAGGAACAAAGCGTTACATAAAAGACAAGTCCTAGAGtattttcaattctttttcACTGATTTCCTATTCATTTAGACAAGTCCATGGAGGATTTTAGTTCTTTGTTTGACAGTTCTCACTAGTTTGTGACTCTTTGTAAGTTTAGCGAAGGTGACGAGCCTAAGTATTTTGTTTAAGGGTACAGATAAGTGAATAAAAAGAAGTACAACCCATTTTTTTCTGACTTATTTTTGGGTTCACTCCCtggggtgaacctctaggttcaccaaccaataggattctatcattttatattcggtatcttttaaaaaaggaaataaaatattgtcaaattatattatctttttaaaattaaaaggtaaaaagaaataaataaaaatagtagtaattacaaaaaaaatatttttaacgtcgtcagcaaaacattaaaccctaaatcctatccctaaaccctaaatcctaaaccctaaacccttgggtaaaccctaaaccctaggataaatcttaaactctaagataaattttaaactctaaatcaaaatcactaaacactaaaacactcgagggtttagggtttaggatttagggtttagagttttagggtttagtgtttttatttagagtttaggatttatccaagggtttagggtttacccaagggtttagggtttacccaagggtttaggtttacccatgggtttagggtttatgatttagggtttagggattatgatttagggtttagagttttagggtttagtgtttttatttagagtttaggatttattcaagggtttagggtttacccaatggtttagagtttacccaagagtttaggatttacccaagggtttaggtttacccatgggtttagggtttaggatttagggtttagggattaggatttagggtttagtgttttgctgacgacgtttaaaaaaaaattaattcttttttttgtaactgctattttttttacttttttattttgaaaacataatataacttgataatattttgtttcattttttaaaagatatcaaatatgaaatGACATAATCCTGTTGGTTGGTGAACCCAGAGGTTAATTCTTTCTTTCTACCGTGTTGTAGAGCACTTAATCTTCATATAAACTGGCCGATTTTATATTCATTGATTCCATATTGGAACCGAAACCACAAAACACTGTACCGATAGTCTGATACATAGAGGACACGCCCTGGTCATATATGCTATTACTCCACAAACTAACTTTTCCAGTCTCATGTTAGTTCATAAATTCTCATTCATGAATAGTGAAAATAGGATCTCTTTTTGGTTTGGAACCATACTTCAATACTGAAAGGCGTAATATATAACAACATTCACGGATATGGCACTAGGGTTCGCGGAGTTAGTGATTATAAGCCTCATATGCAAAACATGGTTTGATCCAAGCACATAGTTCAAAGAACAAAAACATCACCAAATAATGAAGAAACTGAACCTGAAGAGTGCAGCCATTCTAGAACCGAGTTTGTCAAAAACTGCCGCTCCTCCTGGGTATATATATCCTTTCAGTTTCAATTAGTTTGTGTTTCTTTGTTTGAagttgatgtaatggaacaaatgaattaaaagaaaattcgaTAGGGAGTATTGTCGGAACGAAGAGAATCCAAAGGCTGTTGGATGATGGAGACGAGAGGAAAGGTCCTATGACATTCGCCCTCAGCCTTACACTTTCAAGCCTTCCCCTCCCTCTTAAATTCCTGGTACCTCCTCGTTCTTATTACACTCTATTACGATCAAGCTTAAGAGAGATGATGATGAAAAATGTTGTTATAAAATATCTTGTGTATTATTGAAATGAACATTTAAAtgtatactaggataagacctgcgccttgcgcatggtgagtttatttgtatatattacgatagtttcttttatatatttgatcatttatttatatatataaaatattttttgttgttattatataatttctttccgatggatcggatcaatttttattaaaaataatgaaacaaaactataattaatacattatgggttgatcggattggacattaaacaaattatgacataaaaactttattttttccatagaacacattcttaaaaaaagtgaacagtattgttttcacagttgaattattttgacttttatcttccatatggttttgaaagctttcaaatcaaccatcgaattgatacatgtcattttaatgtttttagtcgtatacttaaggaaaacttacatttttgtaatttaaagtcgttttaaaaaatttaaaatataacatataagaaaaaatctaacatataagaaaaatataacatataaggtgtcctcttttttgtattttaaagtcgtttaaaaaataacatataaggtttcctcatttttgtaatttaaagtcattttaaaaaattcaaaatataacatataagaaaaaatctaattttttttattatatgattaatgtgattgtttatttttttaataatataaaattaaacaaaatgaagaaagatgcaaaaattgttatcaaatctttattattcataatcattaattgccatatatatgtaaatcatataagGTAattttcgtagcttttatttagggaaagaatacacacttcttatattttagattaatataatgttctctagtggacattaaataaattataacataaaaacctttttttttcctcgaacacattcttgaaaaagtgaacaatattgttttcacagttgaattattttgactcttatcttacatatggttttgaaaactttcaaatcaaccatcgaactgatacatgtcgttttaatgtttttagtcgtatatttaaggaaaacttacatttttgtaatttaaagttgttttaaaaaattcaaaatataacatataagaaaaaatctaacatataagaaaaatataacatataaggtgtcctcatttttgtattttaaagtcattttaaaaaaatataacatataaagtttcctcatttttgtaatttaaagtcattttaaaaaattcaaaatataacatataagaaaaaatataatttttttattatatggttaatgcgattttttattttttataaaataaaattaaacaaaaatgaaaaaggatgcaaaaattgttatcaaatctttattattcataatcattaattgtcatatatatgtaaatcatattaggtaattctgtagcttttatttaaggaaagaatacacacttcttatattttaggttaatataatgttctctagtggacattaaaaaaattatgacataaaaaccttatttttttccatcgaatacattcttgaaaaaagtgaacagtattgtttccacagttaaattattttgacttttatcttctatATAGtcttgaaagctttcaaatcaaccatcgaattgatacatgtcattttaatgtttttagtcgtatacttaaggaaaacttacatttttgtaatttaaagtcgttttaaaaaattcaaaatataacatataaggaaaaatctaacatataataaaaatataacatataaagggtcctcatttttgtattttaaagtcgttttaaaaaaaaatataacatataaggtttcctcatttttgtaatttaaagtcattttaaaaaattcaaaatataacatataagaaaaaactaatttttttattatatggttaatgtgattgtttatttttttttataatataaaatttaaaaaaatgaagaaggatgcaaaaattgttatcaaatctttattattcataatcattaattgtcatatatatataaatcatattaggtaattatgtagcttttatttaaggaaataatacacacttcttatattttaggttaatataatgttctatagtggacattaaacaaattatctcataaaaaccttattttttccatcgaacacattcttgaaaaaaatgaaaagtattgtttccacagttaaattattttgacttttatcttccatatggttttgaaagttttcaaatcaaccatcgaattgatacatgtcattttaatgtttttagtcgtatacttaaggaaaacttacatttttgcaatttaaagtcgtttaaaaaaaaatcaaaatatacatataagaaaattctaacatataataaaaatataacatataaggcgtccttttttttgtattttaaagtcgttttttaaaaaaaatatataacatataaggtttcctcatttttataatttaaagtcattttaaaaaaaatcaaaatataacatataagaaaaaatctaattttttattatatgcttaaatcgattgtttaattttgtttaataatataaatttaaacaaaaatgaagaaggatgcaaaaattgttatcaaatctttattattcataatcattaattgccatatatatgtaaatcatattaggtaattccgtagcttttatttaaggaaagaatacacacttcctatattttaggttaatataatgttctctattgttatataattatggaataatgtgacaccattagaattaaactatactttatattagatgctctagaattctttgaaatggaatttagaaggcatttaaagtgccacctaggatttggggttttttttaattaatacaaaattaaggttctaatttttcaaatgcttctcaattaatatataggggatatagtAAGCTGCACACTAAACCATTAATCTAATTAACATCTAAACCAGTAAACCGGAGTATGTACCAATAGTCCCACCCCTCAGATGAGCTTTCGAAAATGTTATGAAGGCTCATCTTGGATATAAGATGATGAAATTGATGAGAAAACATTGTTTTAGTTATAATATCAGCAACTTGGTCATTTGTACGAACATGGAGAATCTTCAGAATACCTTGATCAAGTCTTTTTCGAATAAAATGACAATCATTCTCAATGTGTTTTGTTCGCTCATGGAACACATGGTTAGTAGCTATGTAAATGGTGGCTGTACTATCAGAGAACAATATACGTTCTTGCAACCGAGGAACCTTCAAGTCATTGATCAGCCAAACCATTTCCTTCACAGCTTGAGACAAAGATCAGTACTCTGCTTCTGCAGAAGAACATGATATTGTATCCTGCTTCTTTGACCTCCATGAGATCAGCGAATCTCCAAGAAACACAGACAAGCCTATTGTTGATTATTTACTATCACGGCAAGAGGACCAATCAGCATCAGCAAAGCCCTTTAAAGTCAAATCCGCAGAAGTAGAATAGAAAAGACCTTGGCCAACGTCCCTTTGATATATTGTAATATTCGATAGACTGCCTGAAGATGTAGCATCTTAAGAGCAGAAGAGTATTGGCAAGGCTTTTGATTGACCGCAAAGGGGGTCTCCCCTAGTTGATGATAAAACTGATTACAAACTTCAGAGACTATTAATGAAGCTCacacatctaatctattaaaacaagaGTACATTTTAGAAATAGCTCTGAGTTTTCCACAAATATTACATCCTTATGCCACTCTTTTAAAACACCGAGTTTTGATTTAAATTGTACCAAAACCAacgattgtttttttaataaaccaACCCGACTTTTGATTCCCAAAGGTTAACCGTGCGTCCCACAATTAATCGATATCATAACTCACATAGTTAATGAATtgcctaaaatttttttaccTCCCACGATTTATTCCTATATCTTAGTGATTCATCCTAACAATTACATTATCATATCATTCACATTACTAGCAAAATATTCTGTTTTGATTTCAATATTTCGAATCAcgctaaataaaattattaaaaacaaatattcctATTATTACGCTAGCTTTCAAACAACCTCATACAATTTGGAAATAAAAATTGGTTTGTATATTCGATATCTAATAGGAAATAATCACAACTACCACGATCATTGATTATTTTACGGCGTGCATCCCTAATGTAAACCCTAATTTAAGATACCGCTATATATATTTGCCCCAATAACATCAAAACCATATCAGTCTACGCACTTTCTATTAAAATATCGACAATGACTACTTTTCATCCTCTCACAAAACTTCGTCCTTTTAAGAATCACTGGCGAGTTCAGGTCAAGTGCTTACATTCTTGGAGGCAGAACACTCCTTTTGGTGATACATTTGAAATGGTTTTAGCAGACCAGTGGGTAAGTCACAATTTCAAAACGTTTGTCATTTAtaattggttttgatttaagaACATGGactaattttacaatttttatgttTGTTAGGGAAACAAAATCCAAGCCTCTTGCAAACGAACACTCATGTACCGTGTTCAACGTGAGCTCCGACTAGGAAAATGGGGAGTCATTGAAAATATGCAAATGACTCCAGCCGGAGGCAAATATAAAACAACAAGCCACAAATACAAGATGAGTATATCCGATGAAACTATGGTACGAGGCTCCGATTTAACTGATGACcgtctcttcctctctcttgCCAATTATGAAGACATTCAAAAGGCCACAAGCAAAAGCAAAGAGGTTCCATACCTTATAGGTACTACgtttttcatttcttaacataattGTCTACATATCGTTTTTGTGCAAGATGTATTTATACTATTTGGAaaactttatttattattttggttttccGTTAGATGTGATTGGGAGAGTTCATGAACTTGGAAATGTTCAAACCGTCAAAGCACAAGGAGAAGACAGGAAAAGGGTCGAATTTAGGCTAATTGACTCACAGTAAGTTCTCATGAATTTTAACTTTCACATAACATTCAAGAGATTTCAGTTCATTATTAACTAAACTCTAACTTTACAGAGGAAACGATCTTGCATGTTGCCTTTGGGGATCTTATGCTGAGCAAATAGAAGCTTTCATTGATGAGTGCAAAGATCGaactattatttgtttgataAGGTTTGCCAAAATCAACTTCTTCAGAGGTAACTTGGTTCTTCAGAATTATCTCATACTATTTACTCTATTtgattttaactgtaaatttttATATGTACTAGGAGAGGTTCAAATCACAAACGCCTTCGATGCATCACGCATGTACCTTAATCCAACAGAACCTGAAGTTTTGGAGTTAACAGAAAGGTGAGTGACTTcgatttttagtttatattgttTACATAAACACATGAGTGAATGATTATTAtggatttatatttgttttaggcTATCTGATCATCATTTACAACTTGCTCCTTTTGATAAATCTAATGGAAAGAAGGATCGTAAACGCATAACTTATGACTGGAATGATGCTGAGATCAGGTCTATTTCTGAAATCATTGACGGAAATCAGGTTCAAACTTATTAGTTTTAGCGTTTTGAATGATTTTGCTTATTACTTTTATGCGTGAAAAAAAC
This genomic stretch from Brassica napus cultivar Da-Ae chromosome C9, Da-Ae, whole genome shotgun sequence harbors:
- the LOC106426043 gene encoding uncharacterized protein LOC106426043 isoform X2 — encoded protein: MYLYYLENFIYYFGFPLDVIGRVHELGNVQTVKAQGEDRKRVEFRLIDSQGNDLACCLWGSYAEQIEAFIDECKDRTIICLIRFAKINFFRGEVQITNAFDASRMYLNPTEPEVLELTERLSDHHLQLAPFDKSNGKKDRKRITYDWNDAEIRSISEIIDGNQVEICKIICTIEAIDTDWAWFYIGCNRHSKRVIKLPKIDYENMTKLDKPMFRCEVCNANITNVGPKFKLHLVVKDDTDTCNLMLLGSVANSIIGHTAEALWDGSYAE